The following are encoded in a window of Thermodesulfobium sp. 4217-1 genomic DNA:
- the cmr1 gene encoding type III-B CRISPR module RAMP protein Cmr1, giving the protein MKEIKVEFETITPVWTGDAWGESKEIRPSSLMGSLRFWFVVYWKTVKNGKTENLNSDNVVIDNLSELEDPKIGRTLNQILKNHLKNNNDDKSFDEMLDQSLKELGLPIPSRLFGFTGWKSRIEVKKIDSYEEKLRLNELDFNFPSSDSIKVNTKFWIKKNLFENNNSEIILFKNIKLLIRTTEYWQKKYLSDFF; this is encoded by the coding sequence ATGAAAGAGATAAAAGTAGAATTTGAGACAATTACTCCTGTGTGGACGGGAGATGCCTGGGGTGAATCAAAAGAAATCAGGCCGTCATCTTTAATGGGGAGTTTGAGATTTTGGTTTGTAGTATATTGGAAAACTGTTAAAAATGGTAAAACAGAAAATTTAAATAGTGACAATGTTGTCATCGATAACTTAAGTGAACTCGAAGACCCAAAAATTGGTCGTACGTTAAATCAAATTTTAAAAAATCACTTAAAGAACAATAATGATGATAAAAGCTTTGATGAAATGTTAGATCAATCATTAAAAGAATTAGGTTTACCTATTCCGTCTCGTTTATTTGGATTTACAGGTTGGAAGAGTAGAATTGAAGTAAAAAAGATTGATTCTTATGAAGAAAAACTTAGACTTAATGAATTAGATTTCAACTTTCCAAGTAGTGATAGTATTAAAGTTAATACAAAGTTCTGGATTAAAAAGAATCTTTTTGAAAATAACAATTCGGAAATAATTTTGTTTAAAAATATAAAATTATTGATTAGAACAACTGAATATTGGCAGAAAAAATATTTATCTGATTTTTTTTGA
- a CDS encoding RAMP superfamily CRISPR-associated protein, with translation MSKVEELKVYSIATDPIYIGTGGYTIGRVDNTIVRDPITKLPKIPGSSLAGTWRYYMALELLTKVRGKQPEFNEIKNCKGKTLEEKINNWTKKSNSNDCKGEDCLKFSGNVVAKITCAGQDNTSQEELLNSPDAKNKEGKTGHCGHCIVCKGFGFSKKDISWQGMLFFSDLQIVFFPVFTMSGTKWITTERILKEVGFSLDVKEDNKDNNDGQVKVVVENIYDDKKSGYINLGWLYLPYIAESCSINLNKVYVNNIISNKDIVIVPENLYSQIVNSNLEVRTSVSIDPITGAAKEGALFTSEAIPRGTIFYSTIRIFDKSVFNGIDGGLNCLPTKEQLKEALEDSKHYYETLGIGGMTTRGFGRLKILTNLKSNSEAQSGGVQNGKQS, from the coding sequence GTGAGTAAAGTTGAAGAGCTCAAGGTTTATAGTATAGCTACAGATCCTATTTACATTGGTACAGGCGGATATACTATAGGTAGAGTTGACAATACTATAGTAAGAGACCCAATTACTAAGCTTCCAAAAATTCCTGGCAGTTCTTTAGCTGGAACTTGGAGATATTATATGGCACTTGAACTTTTAACTAAAGTTAGAGGTAAGCAACCTGAATTTAATGAAATTAAAAATTGCAAGGGGAAAACTTTAGAAGAGAAAATAAATAATTGGACTAAAAAAAGTAATTCTAATGATTGCAAGGGGGAAGACTGTTTGAAATTTAGTGGCAATGTTGTGGCAAAAATAACCTGTGCAGGGCAGGATAATACTTCACAAGAAGAATTATTGAATTCACCAGATGCTAAAAATAAGGAAGGCAAAACGGGTCATTGTGGACATTGTATAGTTTGCAAGGGTTTTGGATTTTCTAAAAAAGATATAAGTTGGCAGGGAATGTTATTCTTTTCTGATTTACAGATTGTATTTTTCCCTGTATTTACTATGTCTGGAACTAAATGGATAACTACTGAGAGAATTTTAAAGGAAGTAGGGTTTTCGTTAGATGTTAAAGAAGATAATAAAGATAATAATGATGGACAAGTTAAGGTTGTTGTTGAGAATATATATGATGACAAGAAAAGTGGCTATATAAACCTGGGATGGCTATATTTGCCATATATTGCTGAAAGTTGTAGTATAAATTTAAATAAAGTATATGTTAATAATATTATTTCTAATAAAGATATTGTAATAGTTCCTGAAAATTTGTATTCTCAGATAGTAAACTCAAACCTTGAAGTTAGGACGTCTGTATCTATCGATCCAATAACAGGAGCAGCAAAAGAAGGCGCTCTGTTTACATCAGAAGCTATTCCAAGAGGAACAATATTTTACTCAACTATAAGAATTTTTGATAAATCTGTTTTTAACGGCATAGATGGGGGGTTAAATTGCCTTCCAACAAAAGAACAGTTAAAAGAGGCTCTTGAAGATTCGAAACACTATTATGAAACTCTTGGAATAGGCGGAATGACTACAAGAGGATTTGGAAGGCTAAAGATCTTGACTAATTTAAAATCGAATTCTGAAGCACAAAGTGGGGGAGTACAAAATGGAAAACAATCTTGA
- a CDS encoding RAMP superfamily CRISPR-associated protein, producing MGNVKYDAFAEAIENFNSFINNETEARYYLELKFKDLRKKSDEVKGFCEKIKCKKKFPVPTKEFQTAKEISNFISIDNRENNSLKKFIKKLPIYSFIIRAEFKLKQPYFSKDDDEYYIIQNSCLKDKAFKVPMIRGSGWKGALAGSFKELINEKDNLDGKREIINSYLRIFGAGSENIKGIEEYLKENSSDIEQFKEKILEFMLFELGMKIDKDLIDEIKSKKSYEELKNILCEKISEKHQKDNKNLPIEFQTHKGRAIFYPTYFDKLSLEVINPHDRRKRAGTQPIFYEVVPKETKGILQIIYVPFDAVLKADNEIKDEAKKDLENLMSAIERVSENGIGAKTKLGWGTFEIIDNEKYYCINGDVESIVTIEKMGWKKC from the coding sequence ATGGGTAATGTTAAATATGACGCATTTGCAGAAGCTATTGAAAATTTTAATTCTTTTATAAATAATGAGACAGAGGCAAGATATTATTTAGAATTGAAATTTAAAGATTTAAGAAAGAAATCCGATGAAGTTAAAGGGTTTTGTGAGAAGATTAAATGTAAAAAAAAGTTTCCTGTACCTACTAAAGAATTTCAAACTGCAAAAGAAATTTCAAACTTTATATCTATTGACAATAGAGAAAATAATAGTTTAAAAAAATTTATAAAAAAACTTCCCATTTATTCATTTATAATTCGGGCAGAATTTAAACTAAAACAGCCTTATTTTTCTAAAGATGACGATGAATATTATATAATTCAAAATTCTTGCTTAAAGGATAAGGCTTTTAAAGTTCCAATGATAAGGGGTTCAGGGTGGAAAGGGGCCTTAGCAGGATCGTTTAAAGAATTAATTAATGAAAAGGATAACTTGGATGGAAAAAGAGAAATCATTAACAGCTACTTAAGAATTTTTGGGGCAGGTTCTGAAAATATAAAAGGGATAGAAGAATATTTAAAAGAGAATAGTAGTGATATAGAGCAGTTTAAAGAAAAGATTCTGGAATTTATGTTATTTGAACTTGGGATGAAAATAGACAAAGATCTTATAGACGAAATTAAGAGTAAAAAATCATATGAAGAACTTAAAAATATTCTTTGTGAAAAAATATCTGAAAAACATCAAAAAGACAACAAAAATCTTCCAATTGAATTTCAAACACATAAAGGTAGGGCAATATTTTATCCTACATATTTTGACAAGCTTTCTTTAGAAGTTATAAATCCTCATGATAGAAGAAAAAGGGCAGGAACTCAGCCCATTTTTTATGAAGTAGTTCCAAAGGAAACAAAAGGTATCTTGCAAATTATTTATGTTCCTTTTGATGCGGTTTTAAAAGCAGATAATGAGATAAAAGACGAAGCAAAAAAGGATTTAGAAAACCTTATGTCAGCAATTGAAAGGGTATCGGAAAATGGGATAGGAGCTAAGACAAAGCTTGGTTGGGGAACTTTTGAGATAATAGATAACGAAAAGTATTATTGTATTAATGGAGATGTTGAGTCCATTGTAACTATTGAAAAAATGGGGTGGAAAAAATGTTAG
- a CDS encoding CRISPR-associated protein Csx11: MLELNLENLKKYRDDILKAEIGTLLFNLGKTHVGFSPWRPFFSNSNYKWSSYKDYVDNFLDGELKNTDIQLKDFIDATQIDLNFISSLKLKFKEIMKGDKSSSDFIKKIFFRGCENINSGIDKGSPKEQLKGNLWISNAFGSFKKNVELQNLDDARVCFYNKLHNFLSCNNYYSNPEWREIREFIFDEIKEWYSNLLSDSRFPVNDVTLWDQAYMSATMFKAVLAQLCMEPSKVEEYKNNPSDIKWRILGIQYDKLGFAERGFKPQQIQWYRDIAREIDNEIKNLLEYEYPVGNEIYRDETGIYFLVGEDLGEDSEDNSKLATLKNDLRDIKEKILNIFKEKTLDEFYPAIFLTKNSRGLMNLCYLLESARENFLKTDWSKKDKDKFIEKSGSDRAIGICQICRQRPVFESDIKDDENKNICNVCYKEKTVGRISKWFEDTSKETIWMDELKDKNKRVALVTMKFELHDWLNGDMLSSMVLQKDINFVEDVKKLIGNLINIYKNNQDKKVSDTVLKNYTDIALGKLKVKDNKIIESLLLERSIGDKWEKFIYEKLDDWDSVQNKPRKNKIDFDNAEIKWQSLSDENIEFLSILILQFLLRKNPSPARLRRIWESTKEFFEDIERNICSYAGIPPERGIRYYRENDKNLQEGEYYDGEAIFWVIDRKIYLISYINDKDLINKEFKLKKYPNVKESVGTFKVNDNNKENYQPYMSIIDPTPISWQFIIPAEYVPNLIDIVMKKYDENFRFVYGKLPLHIGVVVQDYKKPLYVGINALRKVRRDVKDKDLKNLEVFVKSSEIKERLKCQKTEELLNNTQSYYSLYKSKTEADKGFKFYFLESKKKQETIKSIDKFDEKEEVSIIPNTFDFEFLDTNTRRNDIFYDEKGKRILEIKSNRPYDLEIYWGKFKKFKELFKDKSNSSKLNNLISLLYEKIQDCNENYASFIAASFLNILEINKNDVMKKRISEIFELNEANFHNELIKKFEDKKNLYLFLDMFDFWHKMLKEVKGE; encoded by the coding sequence ATGTTAGAGTTAAATTTGGAAAATTTAAAAAAATATAGAGATGATATTTTAAAAGCTGAGATAGGAACATTGTTATTTAACTTAGGGAAAACACATGTTGGATTTTCACCTTGGAGACCATTTTTCTCCAATTCAAATTATAAATGGTCAAGTTACAAAGATTATGTTGATAATTTTTTAGACGGAGAACTTAAAAACACTGATATACAACTAAAAGATTTTATAGATGCGACGCAAATAGATCTAAATTTTATATCTAGTTTAAAGCTTAAATTTAAAGAAATAATGAAAGGTGACAAAAGTTCTTCAGATTTTATTAAGAAAATTTTCTTCCGTGGTTGCGAAAATATAAATTCTGGTATAGATAAAGGATCGCCAAAAGAGCAACTAAAAGGCAATTTATGGATTTCAAACGCTTTTGGATCTTTTAAGAAAAATGTAGAACTACAAAATCTTGATGACGCAAGAGTTTGCTTTTACAATAAGCTTCATAACTTCCTTTCATGTAACAATTACTACAGTAATCCAGAATGGAGAGAAATAAGAGAATTTATTTTTGATGAAATTAAAGAGTGGTATTCCAATCTTTTAAGCGATTCGCGTTTTCCTGTAAATGATGTTACTCTATGGGATCAGGCATATATGAGCGCTACTATGTTTAAGGCAGTATTAGCTCAATTGTGCATGGAACCATCAAAAGTAGAAGAATACAAAAATAATCCGTCTGATATAAAATGGCGTATTCTGGGAATACAATATGATAAACTTGGGTTTGCTGAAAGAGGTTTTAAGCCTCAGCAAATACAGTGGTACAGAGACATAGCAAGAGAGATAGACAATGAAATAAAAAATCTTCTGGAATATGAATATCCTGTTGGCAATGAGATTTATCGCGATGAAACAGGAATATATTTTTTAGTTGGAGAAGATTTAGGGGAGGATTCTGAAGATAATAGTAAATTAGCTACGTTAAAAAATGACTTAAGAGATATAAAGGAAAAAATATTAAATATTTTCAAAGAAAAAACTCTTGATGAGTTCTATCCTGCCATTTTTCTTACTAAGAATTCCAGAGGGCTTATGAATCTATGTTATCTTCTTGAAAGTGCAAGGGAGAACTTTTTAAAGACAGATTGGAGTAAAAAAGATAAAGACAAATTTATAGAAAAATCTGGAAGTGATCGGGCAATAGGAATATGTCAGATTTGTAGGCAAAGGCCTGTATTTGAATCAGATATAAAAGATGATGAAAACAAAAATATTTGCAACGTTTGTTATAAAGAGAAAACAGTGGGCAGAATTAGCAAATGGTTTGAAGATACAAGTAAAGAGACTATCTGGATGGATGAATTAAAGGATAAAAACAAGAGAGTCGCTTTGGTAACAATGAAGTTTGAGCTTCATGATTGGTTAAATGGTGATATGCTGAGTAGCATGGTATTGCAAAAAGACATTAACTTTGTAGAGGATGTTAAAAAGCTAATTGGTAATCTTATAAATATTTATAAAAACAATCAAGATAAAAAAGTTTCAGATACTGTTCTAAAAAATTATACAGATATAGCTCTTGGTAAACTCAAGGTCAAAGACAATAAAATTATCGAAAGTTTATTACTTGAACGCTCTATTGGTGATAAATGGGAAAAATTTATTTATGAAAAATTAGATGATTGGGATTCTGTTCAAAATAAGCCTAGGAAAAATAAAATTGATTTTGATAATGCAGAAATAAAATGGCAAAGTCTTTCAGACGAGAATATAGAATTTCTTTCTATTCTTATTCTTCAATTCCTTCTCAGGAAAAATCCTTCTCCTGCAAGGTTAAGAAGAATTTGGGAGAGTACTAAAGAATTTTTTGAGGATATAGAAAGAAACATATGTAGTTATGCAGGTATTCCACCCGAGAGAGGCATAAGGTATTATCGAGAAAATGACAAAAACCTTCAGGAAGGTGAGTATTATGATGGTGAAGCAATTTTTTGGGTCATAGATAGAAAGATTTATTTAATATCTTATATTAATGATAAGGATTTAATAAACAAAGAATTTAAGTTAAAAAAATATCCTAATGTTAAAGAAAGTGTTGGAACTTTTAAGGTGAATGATAATAATAAAGAAAATTACCAACCATATATGTCGATAATTGACCCGACTCCTATAAGCTGGCAGTTTATTATACCTGCTGAATATGTGCCAAATTTGATAGATATCGTAATGAAAAAATACGATGAAAATTTTAGATTTGTGTACGGAAAACTGCCTTTACATATTGGAGTAGTAGTGCAGGATTATAAAAAGCCGCTATATGTTGGAATTAATGCGCTTAGAAAAGTTAGAAGAGATGTTAAAGATAAAGATTTAAAAAACTTAGAAGTATTTGTAAAATCTTCTGAAATTAAAGAAAGATTAAAATGTCAGAAAACAGAAGAATTACTGAACAATACACAAAGTTATTATTCGTTGTATAAAAGTAAAACAGAAGCCGACAAAGGGTTTAAGTTTTATTTCTTAGAATCAAAGAAGAAGCAAGAAACTATTAAGAGTATTGATAAATTTGATGAAAAAGAAGAGGTATCAATAATTCCAAATACCTTTGACTTCGAATTTTTGGATACAAATACCAGACGAAATGACATTTTTTACGATGAAAAAGGAAAAAGAATACTTGAAATAAAATCAAATAGACCATATGACTTAGAAATATACTGGGGAAAATTTAAGAAATTTAAAGAACTTTTTAAAGATAAGTCAAATTCATCAAAATTAAACAATCTAATTAGTTTACTTTATGAAAAAATTCAAGATTGTAATGAAAATTATGCTTCTTTTATAGCTGCTTCTTTTTTAAATATTCTTGAAATAAATAAGAATGATGTAATGAAAAAGAGAATTTCTGAGATATTTGAATTAAATGAAGCAAATTTCCATAATGAATTGATTAAAAAATTTGAGGATAAGAAAAATCTATATCTATTTTTGGATATGTTTGATTTTTGGCACAAAATGTTAAAGGAGGTTAAAGGTGAGTAA